In Malus sylvestris chromosome 15, drMalSylv7.2, whole genome shotgun sequence, a single genomic region encodes these proteins:
- the LOC126602153 gene encoding uncharacterized protein LOC126602153, producing MRIIYIYIYIFTTMKNSFYLHLKATRAIVLVHFLLSSIPAFCFTAHLPQPLTPPLRGMLFEEKTRLGSEPPSCHNKCNYCHPCVAVQVPTISSRERRVEPGMTRTIPMMFLDPSHPV from the exons ATGcgcatcatatatatatatatatatattttcactaCCATGAAAAACTCATTTTATCTTCATTTGAAAGCCACCAGAGCCATTGTCCTTGTgcattttcttctctcttcaattCCAGCCTTTTGTTTTACTGCTCATCTGCCTCAGCCTCTCACTCCTCCTCTTCGG GGCATGTTATTTGAGGAGAAAACCAGGCTGGGTTCAGAACCACCAAGCTGCCACAACAAGTGCAATTATTGCCACCCATGCGTGGCGGTTCAAGTGCCCACCATTTCCAGCCGCGAGCGGCGGGTCGAACCAGGCATGACCCGAACCATCCCCATGATGTTCCTTGACCCATCTCATCCAG TGTGA